From the Telopea speciosissima isolate NSW1024214 ecotype Mountain lineage chromosome 9, Tspe_v1, whole genome shotgun sequence genome, the window cgattggattggattctaagttatttaccaaaaaaaaaaaaaaaaaaagattggaaTTCTAAGGTCATTTTCAGACTTCTTACAATAAGAGTGATGATAACCCTCGAGTAGGTGAAAaaacattttcttcttctataaattttaaatttttttcctaaaaatgTGGAAAAGTCAAATAGTTTAAACATATCTTGATTAGAGGTAACATGCAAGggttttatcaaaaagaaaaaaaaatgcaagggTTAAATTAGGATACCTTCACTAGTTGCATCACAGATCCAAATCTTCTATGACGCACTGCCCTGTCCTGCCTATGCTATACAGACACCGGGCCACATGCAATGacagtcttacccctgcttgagtaccttgcctgagtgggggtaaggcagtcattgtgcGCGGCCCTATGTCTATGtagcacaggcaggacagggCCGTGCGTTGTAGAAGATCTATTTCCTTGCATCACCCCCTCCCCCTTAATCTAAATTTATAATCCGAGGATCAACTAATGCTCTTCGATCTTCTTTGCTAATAGCTTCATGCAAAAGGGAGCAGAAGTAGTGCACGATGCAAACCCCAATGTTCTTGTTATTCTCTCTGGTAATGACTTTGATAAAGACTTGGGAATGCTTAAGAATCAACCAGTGAATGTTTCTTTCAAAGAGAAGCTTGTATTTGAGGTTCATTGGAACAGTTTTGCTGCCACTGATGGTTGGAGGAATGGCAACCCTAACGATGTATGTGCAAGTCAAGTGCAGTTTTTTAGGGATCATGCATTCTTTCTATTGGATCAAGGATATCCATTGTTTATGAGTGAGTGGGGTGTGAATCTAAGAGGAAATGATGTGGCTGATAACCGATTCTCAAGCTGTGCTTTTGCTCTTGCAGCTGAATTAGACTTAGATTGGGGTTTGTGGGCACTTATGGGCAGTTATTACTATAGAGAAACTGTTATGGCAATGAATGAATACTATGGTGTCTTGAATTGGGACTGGTCAGAAGTCCGGAACCCAAGCTTCATGCAAAGGCTCTCTGCTTTACAGTCTCCTTTCCGAGGTATGCTATCTATTATCCTTCTGTTTTCAATCATATTTGGTCTTGAAATCCCACATCAGAATCTCTAGATCCTTGATACCTTCATATACTTGAGGTACCATCTTTGTTGAAAACGAAACCTAATACAAtgcaaaaaagaatggaaatcacaaacaacaatcacataatgaacacaaggatttacatgcttcggcaagattgcctatatccacggtgagatgagatatgtttcactatcaatagaGAATAAGGTTGTAACTGCTCATCCTCACACTTCTCTTAGATTTTTGTTCTAGAGAAACAACCCTCACAAACTACACGAAAGTTGCCCCTTGGTTATGATTGAAACAGGGAAAGAGTATAACCATCCCATCCCGCACTAGAGATGAGGGCCCCCCTATCACTTAAAGGTAGCTCTTCTCCTTCCAATCTTGAACTTTCagaatggagaatagggttacaatcgCTCGTTCCTCACGTTTCTCTCAAATTTTTTCGTTACAGAGAAAAAACTCTCACTACATgtttatagcgaaaccctatacaggaaatttaccaaaatacccatatagtccttaaaagtcaagacaccaaatCTCAACAGGtgggtccaacccaaaagcctaGATTGTTAAGGGGAGATGTGttgggggtacgatgtcttgtatttcgTTGCTTGATTTGTGGATTGATTCTGAAGGGCCGTTAAGAAGCCGAAGGCTTCGAGTCTTATATGAGTATTTCAGTAAAGTTCTTGCATAGAGTTTCGCTATAAATATGTTGTGAGTGTTCTTTCTCTGGAAcaaaaatctgagagaggtgtgaggatgagCGGCTaaaaccctattctccattggtAGTGAAACATATCTCATCCCGTCGTagacgtaggcaatcttgccaaacCACGTAAATACTTGTGCGTAttatgtgattgttgtttgcatttttttcattcttttctgcatcgtgttaggttcTACACttccaacatggtattagagctagaTTCTCGATCGTTACTCGTGTGTAATCTAATACTATGATCATCATTGAAGCTTCCTATTTTATTTATCCATCTATTTTTTTACAATGTGATGTAGGACCGGGTCTTTCTGATCATGAACAGTATGATATAATTTACCATCCATTTACCGGATTGTGTGTCCCTAAGAGTTCAGAGGCACCACCAGTAGTACCTGTTAAGCTTGATTCTTGTGCCCAACCTGAATCATGGACTTATACACCTGAAAAGAATCTGCAAATTAAAGATTCATACTACTGCTTACAAGCTGATGGAGAAGGTAAACCTGTCAAGTTTGGAACTGATGGTGATTGCAATAGCCCAAGTGCCAAATGGGAGAGAAtaacaagttccaagttccaCTTCTCAACAATGGTTGGCAATACTACCTTGTGCTTGGATTTAGGTTCTAACAACACCATTGTCACAAATCAATGCAAATGCTTGATTGGATCATGTGAACCTGCAACTCAGTGGTTTCATATCATCCCTAGTACCATTCGTTATGATTGACAATGTTTTGAGATTCCTAAAATGTACATTTGAAatccaccttcatgaaaaaaaTTCCAAGAGAATTACAACCCTTTATGTAATCCAATTGATATATCTAGTGAAGGAATACCATCTAC encodes:
- the LOC122639131 gene encoding glycosyl hydrolase 5 family protein-like, producing MEKFYTLFSLVVAHLIISQKVLALPSLPLHTNSRWIVDEDDKRVKLACVNWVGHLQPMLVEGLSKQPLDTISKKIASMGFNCVRLTWPTFMVTNDTLSSMTVRQSFQSFNLFESIAGLQVNNPSLLDITVVQALQEVVKNLGENNVMVILDNHVSKPMWCCNRYDGNGFFGDRYFKPRIWLDGLNKIATLFNGVSNVIGMSLRNELRGPRMNNSVWYNFMQKGAEVVHDANPNVLVILSGNDFDKDLGMLKNQPVNVSFKEKLVFEVHWNSFAATDGWRNGNPNDVCASQVQFFRDHAFFLLDQGYPLFMSEWGVNLRGNDVADNRFSSCAFALAAELDLDWGLWALMGSYYYRETVMAMNEYYGVLNWDWSEVRNPSFMQRLSALQSPFRGPGLSDHEQYDIIYHPFTGLCVPKSSEAPPVVPVKLDSCAQPESWTYTPEKNLQIKDSYYCLQADGEGKPVKFGTDGDCNSPSAKWERITSSKFHFSTMVGNTTLCLDLGSNNTIVTNQCKCLIGSCEPATQWFHIIPSTIRYD